From a single Hemitrygon akajei chromosome 28, sHemAka1.3, whole genome shotgun sequence genomic region:
- the LOC140717516 gene encoding histone H1-like, producing the protein MTETAPAETAPPAAPAAAKKTPKKKAAARSKPTGPSLGEQIDKIVAGCHDRKGMSGTAIIKALADSGVDVVKLRPQIKMSIKRKVESGSLVQAKGSGVSGSFKSGKGKTAVKVVKKAKKPAAKKSPSKKLGAKKPAAKKVGGKKPTAKKAAVKKPAAKKPAAKKAAPKPKSPKKAAAPKTKAAKKPKSKSAKPKKTAVKK; encoded by the coding sequence ATGACTGAGACAGCACCCGCCGAAACGGCTCCTCCAGCCGCACCCGCCGCCGCAAAGAAGACTCCCAAGAAGAAGGCGGCTGCCCGGAGCAAACCAACCGGTCCCTCGCTGGGCGAACAGATCGATAAGATCGTGGCGGGTTGTCACGATAGGAAGGGTATGTCCGGTACGGCCATCATTAAGGCTCTGGCCGACAGCGGTGTCGATGTGGTGAAACTTCGCCCCCAGATCAAGATGAGCATCAAGAGGAAAGTGGAAAGCGGCTCCTTGGTTCAGGCCAAGGGCTCGGGTGTTTCGGGATCCTTTAAATCCGGTAAAGGAAAAACTGCCgtgaaggtggtgaagaaagcgaagAAGCCAGCGGCAAAGAAATCTCCCAGTAAGAAGCTTGGCGCCAAGAAACCCGCGGCTAAGAAAGTGGGAGGTAAGAAACCAACAGCTAAGAAAGCGGCAGTTAAGAAACCAGCAGCTAAGAAACCCGCGGCTAAGAAAGCGGCGCCGAAGCCCAAGAGCCCCAAGAAAGCCGCAGCCCCGAAGACGAAGGCGGCCAAGAAGCCGAAGTCGAAATCCGCGAAACCCAAGAAGACAGCAGTCAAAAAGTGA
- the LOC140717515 gene encoding histone H3 gives MARTKQTARKSTGGKAPRKQLATKAARKSAPATGGVKKPHRYRPGTVALREIRRYQKSTELLIRKLPFQRLVREIAQDFKTDLRFQSSAVMALQEASEAYLVGLFEDTNLCAIHAKRVTIMPKDIQLARRIRGERA, from the coding sequence ATGGCCCGCACCAAGCAGACAGCGCGCAAATCGACTGGTGGAAAAGCTCCTCGCAAACAGTTGGCGACCAAAGCGGCGCGGAAGAGCGCTCCTGCCACCGGCGGAGTGAAGAAGCCTCATCGCTACCGGCCCGGCACCGTGGCTCTGAGGGAGATCCGGCGCTACCAGAAATCCACCGAGCTGCTCATCCGTAAACTTCCCTTCCAGCGCCTGGTCCGGGAGATCGCTCAGGACTTCAAAACCGATCTGCGTTTCCAGAGCTCGGCCGTCATGGCCCTGCAGGAGGCAAGTGAGGCTTACCTGGTCGGGCTCTTTGAGGATACTAACCTGTGCGCCATCCACGCCAAGCGAGTCACCATTATGCCCAAGGACATCCAGTTGGCCCGCCGCATCCGCGGGGAGCGCGCCTAA
- the LOC140717768 gene encoding histone H4, with the protein MSGRGKGGKGLGKGGAKRHRKVLRDNIQGITKPAIRRLARRGGVKRISGLIYEETRGVLKVFLENVIRDAVTYTEHAKRKTVTAMDVVYALKRQGRTLYGFGG; encoded by the coding sequence ATGTccggcagagggaaaggaggcaaAGGACTGGGCAAAGGCGGAGCCAAGCGGCACCGTAAAGTGCTCCGTGAtaacatccagggcatcaccaAACCGGCCATCCGCCGTCTGGCTCGCCGTGGTGGAGTCAAGCGGATCTCGGGTCTGATCTACGAGGAGACCCGCGGGGTGCTGAAGGTTTTCCTGGAGAATGTGATCCGGGATGCGGTCACCTACACTGAACACGCCAAGCGCAAGACGGTCACTGCCATGGATGTGGTGTACGCTCTGAAACGCCAGGGCCGCACTCTCTATGGCTTCGGCGGCTGA